The Methanosarcina barkeri str. Wiesmoor DNA segment TACAGTTTATTTGTGTTTATTATGATGCTTATCATTATATCACTGTTTGTGTATTTAGTTATGTCTTATTATGGAAACAGTACAGATAAAACCGAAAAGTTGAAAGGATTTAAATATAAAAATATTATTCTTTTTATTATTATATTAACGATTTTTTTTGTTGCTATGTATTTTGTGCATGAGAGCCCAATTGCCTGGATTGTAAGAGGAGATGCATTAGCTAATTCTGGTAATTATAAAGAAGCAATAAATGCTTACGATAAAGCAATTGAACTTGATCCTCAAAATCCAGAGGCTTGGAATAATAAAGGAGTTGCACTTTCCAATTTAAGTAATTATGAAGAAGCAATAAAAGCCTATAATAAAGCAATTGAACTTGACCCTCAAAACTCGCTTTTCTGGTATAATAAAGGGAAAACTCTATACGAGTTAGGCAAGCAAGAAGAATCAACAAAAGCCTACAAAGAATCACTAGAGGCTAGTGAAAATGCAATTGAACTTGATCCTCGAAACTCGCTTGCTTGGTATAATAAAGGGTCAGCTCTTCAGGAGCTAGGTAATTACCAGGAAGCAATAACAGCCTACAATAAGGCAATTGAGATCTATCCGGAGTATAAAGAAGCCTGGTATAAGAAAGGATTAGCCTTTTACAACTCAGGTAATTATGAGGAAGCAGTAAAAGCCTGCAATAAAACAATTGAGCTTGATCCTCAAAACCCACGTGTCTGGGCTAATAAAGGAAATGCTTTGTCTAAATTAAATAGTTACGAGGAAGCAATTACAGCATATAATGAATCAATTGAACTTGATCCTCAAAACTCAGTTGCCTGGAATGGTTTAGGATTCGCTGTAGCTAGTTCAGGTAACTACGAAGAAGCAATCAAATTCTACAACAAAGCAATAGAAATTGATCCTCAGAATTCAGAGGCTTTGAGTAATAAAGGATTTGCTCTTTACAATGTAGGTAACCGCGAGGAAGCGATAAAAGCTTTAGATAAAGCCATAGAAGTAAACCCTCAAAATGCAGTTGCCTGGTATGATAAAGGATCGATTCTCAAAAATTTAGGTAATTACGAAGAGGCAGTTGAAGCTTTTGACAAAGCAACTGAATTAGACCCCAAAAAATCATCTGCTTGGAATAATAAAGGAAATGCTCTGTCTAGTTTAGGGAACTATGATGAGGCAATAAAAGCATACGATAAAGCAATAGAAATTGACCCTCAAGATCCAGGTCCATGGAATAATAAAGGAATTGCTCTGTCTAACTTAGGAAGTTACGAAGAATCGATTAAAGCCTTTGATAAGGCAATAGAGATTAACCTTTCAAGTTCAGTTACCTGGGCCAATAAGGGATTAGTTCTGTCCATATTAGGAAATTATGAAGGAGCAATAAAAGCTTTTGATAAATCAATAGAAATTGATCCTCGGAATTCTATTGCCTGGGTTAATAAAGGAAATGCCCTCTACAATTCAGGTGAGTATGAGGGAGTAATAACAGCCTGTGATAAGGCAATTGAACTCGATCCTAAAAACTTAGACGCCTGGACCAATAAAGGTAAAGCCCTGTCCAGTTTAGGTGATTATGAAGAAGCAATAAAAGCTTATGATAAAGCACTTGAGATCGAACCTCAAGACCCGCTCACCTGGAATAATAGAGAAATTGCTTTTGGTCATTTAAACAATTACGAAGAAGCGTTACGAGCTCATAATAGAGAGATAGTAAGCGATTCCGAAGATCCAGAAGTCTCATGGAACGATAAAGGGTTAGCTCTTTACTATTCAGGTAATTACGAAGAATCAGTAAAAGCCTATGATAAGGCAATTGAACTTGACCCAGAATATGCGGATGCCTGGTTCAATAAAGGAAATTCTTTTTTTAGTTTAAAGAATTACGAGGAGGCAATAAAAGCATATGACAAAGCGATTGAACTTAAACCTCAAAATTCACTTGCCTGGAATAATAAAGGGTTAGCTCTCAACAATTCAAGCTATTACGCAGAGGCATTAAAGTCATACGATAAGGCGATTGAACTTAACTCTCAGGATTCAGCTGCCTGGAATAATAAAGGGAACACTCTTTCTAGTTTATATGATTACGAAGGAGCATTGAACGCCTACAATAAAGCAGTTGAAATTAACCCCCAATACTCAGATGCCTGGTACAATAAAGGGAATACTCTTTGTAGCTTAGGCCGTTATGAGGAAGCAGTAACTGCCTTTAATAAGACACTTGAAATTGACCCTCATAATTCATTTGCCTGGTGTAATAAAGGAATAGCTCTGTCCAGTCTTGGTAATTACGAAGAAGCAATGAAATCTTTTGATAAAGCACTCGAAATTGACTCTCAAAATTCACTTATTTGGTCTAACAAAGGACTAGCTCTTTTCGAATTTGGTAAGTATGAAGAAGCAGTAAAAGCTTATAATAAAACAATTGAGATTGATCAAAGTAATACAGAAACTTGGAATAATAGGGGATCAGCATTTTTCTTGATAGGTAACTACGAAGAAGCGATGAAAAACTACAATAAAACAATTGAACTTGACCCTGAGTACTCACTTGCCTGGTATAATCGTGCATGTTTGTATTCTCTTATCAATGACAAAGAGCAGTCAATATCTGATTTGAAGCGCGCTATTGAAATCAATCCGGCGTACAAAGAAATGGCAAGAGTAGACAGTAAATTTGAACATTTATGGGATAATGAAGAATTTAAGAAATTGTTAAACATCACTGAGTAGTTCTATGGCATTAAAAAATATTGAGATTGTAGATCTCAATATTTTGGTATCTTTGGTTGATCTAACAGATTTTAGGCTTTTAGATATATGAAAGGGTAAAAACGCATAATAAGACCAGTGCACTTGAGAAGTAAGACTTGTAATGTTCCAGATTATATGTTTCACGCAGTCCGGAAAAAAATCTAACCCAATAAACTGCCAGGATGGGCCATAGTACAACTATTATGGAAAAAAATAACCAGGTAAATGACCTCGTATCTATGTATGTCATTACATATTTAAGCAACTTTCCCGAAAATTCTTGTACATTGCTTGCTCCAAAGAGAAAGATTACGATGTAGCTGGATAATGCGTAGATTGTTAGCATAAATAATTGAAACAAATAAGCTAGGGGAAAAAGAAAAAGAAATAGCAAGACACTTCTTTCCTTACCAGAGTGGACCGCCATCCAGCATCTCAGAGTATTTGGAGGATGGGTTACTTGAGCAAGAAGCCATTTTTTAAATGATTTTTCTTTTTTCAGTTTTTCCATTATTTTTAATGAATTTTCAGTGACTTTTAGTGAATTTTCAGTGGAATTTATTTTTGATGTCAGCATAAATCTATCCGCATTAAGTTCCGCAGACCAGATCCCTACAATAGGAAGGGTGAAGAAGCCTAAGGTTTCGAAGAGAATAACTATTGGGTCTGTTAATGAATACAGAAGAAACATTGTGGCTGCAAGTATATTATGAGAGGCAGATTCGGTCAGATCAACTAAAACTAGAAATATTTGAATCAGGAAAACAAAGGCAATAATACCTATAGAGTGCTTAACCACGAATTCAAAAAAACTACCTGCTCCGAGAATAAAAGCATCTCCATTTCGATAGTGTCCAATTTCATGGAGAAGTATTTCTTGAGAACTTTCTCTGTCCGAGCGCCAGGACTTGATAAATTTTCCAAATATTGCTATGCCTGTCTTACGATAACCGATGGGATAGATAAATACTTCTTCACTCTGGCTGAGAAGATTGGTTTTGATTTTAAGATCCGGAGCGTGCAATTTAAGAAAGTCTTCAATTTCTGCCATTGCAGGAATTACCGGATAATTTTCAGTTAGTTTATATTTTTTTTCAACGTAACGAGTTCGTATAAAAGGGAACAAAACACTTAAAGCACCTAAAAATAAAAATATACTGGGAATCCAGAAGGGCAAGTTTACCAACTTAAATCTACTAATAAGGGTTAAGTTTGCGTATGTTGGGTCTGTAGAAAATAAAAAAGATTCAAGATATTCTTTAAGTAATTCTATTTGAGTAGGCAACATATATATGTACACAATAAACCATACCCACAACCATGGTGGAAGGGATTGGCACTTTCCGTTTTCGGGCATAATATCACTTTGATCCAGCAACTTTTTCCACAAAGAGTATAGAAACGGATGGATCCTTTAGCAATGTAATAACAACATTTGAAATAACTTTTTCACATTGTTCATCAGGAAGGCCAGAAGCTTTTAGTTCCAATGTAAAAGTTTCAAATATGTTCGTGAGAGGTAGTGAGTATTTTTCAGGAATTTTACTGGTTTTTTCCTTAATCTTCAACTTTTCACATATACTTAAAAAGTTGTTTATTACTGAGAGATCGTCGCCATCTACTTTTAGTATCTTAAGTATAAAAGGAGAAGCAATAGCTATTCCCTTCAGAATCCATGGGAATATTAAAGTTCCTTCAAGTAGTCCGAAAGCCCCCAGTTCTGCACTTTCATGTTTGTCAAAAAGGGCTTCTTTTTCTTCGCCACCTCGAACAAAAGCATCAGTCATAAGAGGGGCTAGATCAGTCTCATCAGGAACTGTAGCTTCTGCAATTTTTATGGATAAATCAGTTAGAATATCCATATATATCTCCTCTTTTGATGAGTAATTATCTAAATGAGTAATTATCTAAATGAGTAATTATCTAAATGAGTAATTATCTAATAATACGAACTAATTCTTTTTCACAAGTTGTTTAAAAGCTTTCAAACTAGAACTCTTGGTTTATCTATTATTTTGTAATATATATCCAGCAGAAATGTTTATTAGAATCATATTTCTGAAAACTTAATTTAGGAATGACAAGGATATAATTTCAAATATTTTCGTTGCCTAAAGATAATTCTGTTTAAACTGCTTACAAACCATAAAGGAATCTACTTGGATGCTACGTGAAAAATATTCTGAAAAAACAGAACAACACATGAAATTTGTTGCTTCTTAAAATGGGAAAGACAGAAGAAATATGCAGCTATAGAAGCAATTAAGTTAGTTCATGGTGGACAAAAGTATATAAGTAGTGTATTGGGCTGTCATTTCCAAACTTGTCATGGCTGGAATTAATGAAATCGCTAATGGTATAAAGACACCGGATGACAGGATTCGAAAGCCTGGCTGAGGTAAAAAGAAAATATGAAAATTGTTTTTGATGATTATTTGGGGAAATGGAATTATTGAGCAATTCCAGAGGTAAAAACTTGAAGTTATTTTTAAAACATTCTTAACTATTTGACTTAGATGTCGCGAGATATGATTTCAAGTTTTGGGATCATCTCGAGATGATAACTGGGGATTTTTGAATACTCCTCCAAAAACGATAGTGAGAAAAATGTTATTTTTTGAAAACATCCTCTAAAAATAGAGTACAACCTGAGAGCCATATTGAAAGGAAAAACTCAAATCACGATGTTTGGTACGAGAGATTAAAAACAGTACAAGAGGAAGTAAGTAGGCTAAAATTTACTCTCATAATCAATGTTACTACATTACTTACAGCACTTACGGCTTTTAAGATAGAGAGATATGACCTGATAGGAACACCAGGAGCTTTTAGAAGGTTGAATATCTAAGAGCATGTCCGAAAAGTGGTTACCTGCTACAACTTGTACAATATGCAAAAACTGAAACGGATACTTTAATACTATAGAGCTAGTGACATTTCAATATGCATTAATGGCTTTTCGGATAAGCTCTAAGTTTTTTAATGTAGTTTTTTTGAAAAAAGAGAATTTAGCGCCTTTAATTGAGTTTTAAAGCGTAAATTGAGAAATTGGTAAAACATCAGATTCTAAACACAATTTCCTAGATCTTTTTATATTGAGGTCATCCCAAAACTTGAAATTTGCTTCTTGGACCTTGTATTTTGAATAATCAATCAAGCTCATGATCATGAAAATAATTCTGAGAATTCCCAATGATTAAGAGTAAAGTGGCTTTTGGGATAGGCTCATTATAAAATTAATTAAATATATTTATTAATATAAAGGAGAGTTAAATAAAAATGGTCGTTAAAGCATAAAAATAAGTTACTTGCCTAAAATGCGCCATTGAAATTGATATTACTGACATATTTTTATGGTGTTATACTGATGGAAACAATATCAACTGTTCAATCTTTTCGGATCTCGTCCGCAAGTTATTGATCAGAGTAACTAAAATTAGCGAAATCTGAGAGTCATTGTATATATCTGCAGCTTTCAACAGCTGACGACTTCTGTTTAACAAGAGCGAAAAAAACGAAATTAGTTTAAATTTAAATGAGGTATATATATGAAAGAAAAGAGAGAGCAAATGACAGAAAAGGAAGAACTTGCAGTCCCACAAGATTTTCCCATGAAAGCAGAATAGGAAGAACCTGCAGTCCCACAAAAATTTCCCATGGAAGCAGAAAAGCAACCTGGAGTCTCCAATGTTAAATCTGGCTTTGAAGAACCACCAGTTAAGGCTGAAACAATCAAATTAGAAAAAGAAGTTATAACTGCTGTTATGCCACCCAGAAGTGCTGAAGATATCCCAAGAACACCTCTTTCGGAAAGATTTGCTAGGGAGGAATAACTGTGACCGATATTTATTTTAAAAATAATACTTCTTCTACGGTTTATGTTGCTATTATGCGTTATGCGCCGGATATATGTAATGCACGTGGTGACTGGCTAGTAGAAGGATGGTGGGAAATAGATCCTGGCCAGGCAGTATTTCCATTATTATGCTGAAGGAGGAGGCCTCATATGGAATGGACCTTACGGTGCCTATGTGGCTCAAACTGCATTTGCTCATTGCAGCAATACTACTACAGGAAGACGTGTCGGAATGAGACTAGGCGATTGCGATAATTTCTCAACATACACAATAAATATAAATCTGTAATTTAATTTTGTACTTTAGAGCGATTAATCTCATTACCGATTAATCTCATTACTAATCTCTCAATTTATTTGCCAAAAAGCTTTGTTTGAATTGAACAATCGTTATCAACTAAGTAATTAATTTTTTACACGAGTTTCTATTTTTTGATTCTTTGCTGTTTGATCTTCCAGAGTTATATGACTGGTGTTTTGAAACACTTGAAGAATGATAAATATAATTTCAAGGATTTCAGCCTAGATTAGGCAGGTCGACATTTCATTTTCGATACTTTTTACTGATGGCAATTTTGAAATGATGATCCCTTATTGTGTGTAGTTGTGAAGTTTACATATGATCCAAACATAATCTCTCATACTAAACTTTAATGGAAAAATGATTCGGTGTTTATATGTGTCGTGGGAGTTGAGCCACAAGTTAACCAGCTTTAAATCTAATGTATATTTATCAAATATTCAAAAACGATATCAAGAGAAATATTCAAATTCCTTATGTCGACCTGCCGAATCTAGGTTCTATTATCCTGATTTGAAATTCTTTAACATTTATATGATGGAGGTACTACATTTAAGGAATTTTTAGACCAGATAATAAACAAAAGCACTTAAAACCAGCCTGATTAAAGAAAAAACAATTGAAATCATTGAAAAGGCCACAAGATATACATTTAGAGCCAAAATCTCTGCAAAAAGGCCGGAGAAATCAGCATTGAAAACAAGGGCAACCAAATTTATCAGCAAAATAAAAAAGAGTATGGTTACAAAACCCCTACCTGCTCCTTTAAGGTCTTCTTTGCTCAGGGCTATATGCGAAGAGATCGCGATTGCCAGGGCAAAATAAATCCAGAAATTGAGAGAAAACAGGTTTTCTACCGAAAATATGCTTTGAAAGAGACCTGCGGTAAGGGCGAAGATTTTTGTCAAAATATACTGGTCCGGCTGGGTGGGCTCAAGGGTAAGATAATCGGCAACCCTGGAAAAGGAATCCGGCAGCAACAGTTTCATGCCGATAATAAGAGCCACGGTCCCGCTGAAGATTGGGCCCATGCCTATGAAAAAGTTTCCTATGTTCTGGTAGAGGCTTTTTGGGTTCCAGCTGTGATTGACGTATCCAAGGGTTCCGTCATTTTCCTTGTGGGAAAACAGCTTGAATTTAGTTATTTTGTGCCTGAATACATAGCACATCAGCAGGTGGCCAAGTTCGTGAATGGGAGTACCTATCCAGGCTGTAGCCAGAATTCCTTTCCTGCCAAAAGCTCTCTGGACGTAAAAGTTAGCCCGATTCTCAAGAAAGCCGAGTATTATCCCGACAAGAATCAGAGAGCCTGTGACATAGAAGGTTTCAAACAGACTTACCCGAAAAACAGTAAGAAATGCGTTTTCCATTTTGGACTCCTTTTTGTAACTTCAGGAGAAGTTTTGGCTTTTAATTGACCCGGGATTAAGTTTCACAGCTAGCTTATAGGTTAGCTTGTAGGTTAGCTTGTAGGTTAGCTTGTAGGTCAGCTTATAGGCCAGCTTGTAGGTTAGCTTATAGGCTAGCTTGTAGGTCAGCTTTTTATTATAAAGTGGCCGAAGAAAATATAAACTTCGCGCCCGTCACACACAAAATCAAAAAAGATTAAAGAAGTTTAAAAGAGTGAATTAAAAGAGTGAAATACCTTCTCTTTCAGGACCATTTGATAGACTACATCAATAATTACCCTTTTCAGCAAATTTTAAGATCTTTCTAACCTGCAAGATCAAACCAGACCGGGGTTTTGTTTTAGTGCCCGCAGCGAAATAACCTATGCAACTTATAATTTCTTGTAACTTTGATTGGAGACCTTGATAGTGAAAATCAAAATGCCCAATTGGGAATGTGCAGCGGTTATTCTGTGGCGGGGTCTTAGGGTCACAGTTATAATTTATTGTTATTTCCTCGTCTTCCTGAATATCTCTTATGCAAACGTATTTTAAAAGGCTGTTCTCGAAGTCTTTACAGTACCTTGCGTTCGGGTTGTATGAATGGTTATAAAGGGAACCACAGCCCAGCGCGATAGCTGCATCTTTTGAATTAGAATCCCAGGCGCAATAATAATTATAGAGCTGGGTAAGCTCAAGTGAATCTATCTCTTCAGTGGGTAAAACTATAACAGGACAGGTTTCTATTACCTCGCCTCTTTTAAAATTCCGCTGTGCAAACATGCCCCTGCCTTTTCCAGGTGAATCTTTTACACTTATCGACAATTATGGTCACATCCCCGCAAAATTTAAACGTTGCTTGTAAACTGTTTCATTATATTTACGAAGCATAAGATTTATAGGTTTCCCTTTAAATTTTTTATTTCAGTGTTCACATTTAGTGCTTAACGTTCAGTGTTTAGCCAAGCCAGAAATTTCCTGAGAGTCTTCACGAAGTGAACTTTCATTTCCGGATACAGGACTGGATGAAGAAATTTTGGATACAGGCATTTTAGATCCAGAAACTCTTGATATAGGCATTTTGGATGCAGGAATTTTGGATGCAGAAATTTTGGATGCAGAACTTTTACCTTTACTCCTGAGAAACCTGTAGTATCCAAAGCCTATCAAAAAGATCGGATAAGCAATTTCCCAGGTAAACCCAGAGACCAAAAAACTCAGGGACACGAGTGAAAGAGCCGAAAAAATCCATTTCTTCCAGCCGTTTTCGGTTTTCCAGTATGCAATTATAATGAAGGCATAAAGGAAAACGAAGTTCTGGTTTACGAACAGTATCATAGCTGATACCGGAATTTTAAGGAGATAACTTCCAAGAATCAGGAAAATTGAAAGTACATACAGCCCAACCAGGCTGGACACAGGGATATTCCTTTTTGAAAGCTTTCCGAAGACCTTAGGAAAAATTCCAGTCCTGCCCCCGGCGTACAGCAGGCGGCTTGCAGTAAAATCCCAGGAACAGGCGTTTGCTGCAATAACTATTATCATGAGCCAGATCAGGAGTTTTCCTCCAGGAGTGAAAAGCACGAGGCCGGAAAGCCCGGCTGCTCCCTGAAGAGAAGCGCCTGAAACACTGGCTCCTGTGCTGATAAGGGCAAGTACAAGGTAAATTGAGGTCACAAGGGCAAAACTTAGCCAGTAAAGGCGAGGTACATTTTTTTCAGGATCTTTTATTTCTCCCAGGGAAAAAGAAAGGTTTTCCCAGCCCAGGAAAGCCCAGAATAGGAGGGCTGCAACTTTCCACGTATTATACGGGTCTATATGCGCGTTACCGCTAAGAGCTTCACTAGCAATCACGAGGCCTGAGTCCAGAAAATCAAGGTTAAAGACAATGAGCAGGCCTATTAGCAGAAAAAGGACAGCCAGAGCTGCATAATTGATTAGAGAGATAACCCTTATTCCAGCCAGGTTCGAAAGGAGCATCAGGGTTACAAGGAGGATTGCAAAAAGGGCTGCTCCTGTGTCTGAAAGCTGGAAAAGCTGCTTCATATATTCGCTGCCTATAAGGGCAACCGCAGGAAGCCCGAAAAAGAAAGAGCCTCCAACAAGGTAGGAAACCGCATATCCTCCCCAGGGTCCAACAGCTTTTTCAGCATAACCTGCAAGTCCGGCTGTCGAAGGAAATTTAAGGCCAAGGCTGGAGCAGACTTCGATGAGAGGAACTGCGACAATCGCTATAAGGAGCCAGCCGAGGATTGCTTCATAGACTGTGCCTGCATCAAGTGCTAAGCCTGGCAGTGCAAGAATGCCTGTGCCTATAAGCATGCAGATTGCAAGCCCCATGCCTCGCCTGAAGGAAATCGTTTTCTTAAGTTCGGTCATTTCTATCTCTTAGGCTACCTGTAAAAGGTTTTGTGTATTTATTTGTTTCCAAAGAGGCTTTCAGATAATTAAAATACATACTAAATATATTTTTCTGAAAATCTCCGTAGAAGAAAAGAATCAAACATTGAAAAAAAATTAAAATATATTCAGGTAATACAAAAAAGCAATTGCTAGCGCCACGAAACTAAGAATAAGGAAAAACCCTGAAATACGGATGTATCCATACTTAATTTTCACCATTTCCTCAAATTTTTCTTTTGAGTCTCTGGTCGAGTTTATATTTATCTCATACTTTTTCCTGAAAAGCACCATCACCGCAAAAATCAAGCTCAGCAACCACAAAACCAGCGGAGCCAGATAGATCAAAGCCGAATATCCTTCTGCTTCCTTTATATCAGAAAAAGCAATAGCGTGAAAATAAATCCCCTGAAGCAGCCCTGTGACAACAACAAACTGTTTTGCTGTATCTTCTACAGCCGAAATAGATTCCCCAACAAGTTTTTCAGCGTTCTTTTTCCAGAAAGGATTAGGCTCAACGGGAACAAAAGGAATCTCTTCCTCACCAGCCCCGCTTTCAATTTCCCCTTCAGTCATACCTTTACTTCCCATTCGAATTCTTTTTTGCAATTGGGGCAGGTAAGATCTATATACAGGTTTTTGGGAGTTTTTTGGCTGAATGCTTTTTTAATATCAGAAAAACCTAAACGTACTGCAACAGTTTCCCCATCTTCAACAACTTTTTCTATATCTGTGTAATATTTGTACCCGCAGTGAGGGCACTTTATAAGTTCAGAAGTCATTCATTCACCAGCCTCTCAAATTCGGCATTAAATTCTTCTTCCCCCATTTTATCTCTCAGTCTTAAAAGGGATCTTGCGACAATTTCCTTGTTAGGCGAATTAAGTTGCTCAAAAATTGAAAAAGAGATTAAATAATTTCTGAGAGCACTATTATATTCTCCCTCTTCTTCATTTATTCTTCCTATCTGGTGCAGTGTTATTGCAATTCCGCTTTTGTTTCCCAGTTCTTCTTTCATTTTCAGTGACTGGTTATACTTTTTGACTGCTTCTTCGTAGTTGCCCTGAGAATAATGAACATTTCCAAGCTGGTGCAGTGTTATTGCAATTCCGCTTTTATCTCCAAGCTCTTCTTCAATTTTCAGTGACTGGTTATACTTTTTGACTGCTTCTTCGTAGTTGCCCTGCTTCTGATGAATCATTCCAAGCTGGTGCAGTGTTATTGCAATTCCGCTTTTGTTTCCCAGTTCTTCTTTCATTTTCAGTGACTGGTTATACTTTTTGACTGCTTCTTCGTAGTTGCCCTGCTTCTGATGAATCATTCCAAGCTGGTGCAGTGTTATTGCAATTCCGCTTTTGTTTCCCAGTTCTTCTTTCATTTTCAGTGACTGGTTATACTTTTTGACTGCTTCTTCGTAGTTGCCCTGAGAATAATGAACATTTCCAAGCTGGTGCAGTGTTATTGCAATTCCGCTTTTATCTCCAAGCTCTTCTTCAATTTTCAGTGACTGGTTATACTTTTTGACTGCTTCTTCGTAGTTGCCCTGATCCTGATGAATCATTCCAAGCTGGTGCAGTGTTATTGCAATTCCGCTTTTGTTTCCCAGTTCTTCTTTCATTTTCAGTGACTGGTTATACTTTTTGACTGCTTCTTCGTAGTTGCCCTGCTTCTGATGAATCATTCCAAGCTGGTGCAGTGTTCCTGCAATTCCGCTTTTGTTTCCCAGTTCTTCTTTCATTTTCAGTGACTGGTTATACTTTTTGACTGCTTCTTCGTAGTTGCCCTGATCCTGATGAATCATTCCAAGCTGGTGCAGTGTTATTGCAATTCCGCTTTTGTCTCCCAGTTCTTCTTCAATTTTCAGTGACTGGTTATACTTTTTGACTGCTTCTTCGTAGTTGCCCTGATCCTGATGAATCATTCCAAGCTGGTGCAGTGTTATTGCAACCCCCCTATTATCTCCCCTTTCCTCATATTTATATTTAATGATATTATATATTTTTAATGCTGTATTTATGTCTCCGAGATTATAGAATATATTCGCCAGAGTACCCTCACAACTTAATTTTGTAGCACCTGATGTCGTGTTAATAGAATCATTTAATAGATCCATTGCAAGTTTAATATATCCCCAGCGAATAAGATGATTTACCGTATTTTCTACAACCTCATTTGCACTTTCCCAATCTTCTGCCTGGAAGTAATAATCGCGTGCTTTTAGATAATCCCAGAGGCTTCCGGTTTGAGAAACCAGATTCTCATAGTATCCGGCAGCTCTGATAAGAAGCTCTTTTT contains these protein-coding regions:
- a CDS encoding tetratricopeptide repeat protein, yielding MNNFLELQASLYSLFVFIMMLIIISLFVYLVMSYYGNSTDKTEKLKGFKYKNIILFIIILTIFFVAMYFVHESPIAWIVRGDALANSGNYKEAINAYDKAIELDPQNPEAWNNKGVALSNLSNYEEAIKAYNKAIELDPQNSLFWYNKGKTLYELGKQEESTKAYKESLEASENAIELDPRNSLAWYNKGSALQELGNYQEAITAYNKAIEIYPEYKEAWYKKGLAFYNSGNYEEAVKACNKTIELDPQNPRVWANKGNALSKLNSYEEAITAYNESIELDPQNSVAWNGLGFAVASSGNYEEAIKFYNKAIEIDPQNSEALSNKGFALYNVGNREEAIKALDKAIEVNPQNAVAWYDKGSILKNLGNYEEAVEAFDKATELDPKKSSAWNNKGNALSSLGNYDEAIKAYDKAIEIDPQDPGPWNNKGIALSNLGSYEESIKAFDKAIEINLSSSVTWANKGLVLSILGNYEGAIKAFDKSIEIDPRNSIAWVNKGNALYNSGEYEGVITACDKAIELDPKNLDAWTNKGKALSSLGDYEEAIKAYDKALEIEPQDPLTWNNREIAFGHLNNYEEALRAHNREIVSDSEDPEVSWNDKGLALYYSGNYEESVKAYDKAIELDPEYADAWFNKGNSFFSLKNYEEAIKAYDKAIELKPQNSLAWNNKGLALNNSSYYAEALKSYDKAIELNSQDSAAWNNKGNTLSSLYDYEGALNAYNKAVEINPQYSDAWYNKGNTLCSLGRYEEAVTAFNKTLEIDPHNSFAWCNKGIALSSLGNYEEAMKSFDKALEIDSQNSLIWSNKGLALFEFGKYEEAVKAYNKTIEIDQSNTETWNNRGSAFFLIGNYEEAMKNYNKTIELDPEYSLAWYNRACLYSLINDKEQSISDLKRAIEINPAYKEMARVDSKFEHLWDNEEFKKLLNITE
- a CDS encoding APC family permease; its protein translation is MTELKKTISFRRGMGLAICMLIGTGILALPGLALDAGTVYEAILGWLLIAIVAVPLIEVCSSLGLKFPSTAGLAGYAEKAVGPWGGYAVSYLVGGSFFFGLPAVALIGSEYMKQLFQLSDTGAALFAILLVTLMLLSNLAGIRVISLINYAALAVLFLLIGLLIVFNLDFLDSGLVIASEALSGNAHIDPYNTWKVAALLFWAFLGWENLSFSLGEIKDPEKNVPRLYWLSFALVTSIYLVLALISTGASVSGASLQGAAGLSGLVLFTPGGKLLIWLMIIVIAANACSWDFTASRLLYAGGRTGIFPKVFGKLSKRNIPVSSLVGLYVLSIFLILGSYLLKIPVSAMILFVNQNFVFLYAFIIIAYWKTENGWKKWIFSALSLVSLSFLVSGFTWEIAYPIFLIGFGYYRFLRSKGKSSASKISASKIPASKMPISRVSGSKMPVSKISSSSPVSGNESSLREDSQEISGLAKH
- a CDS encoding SET domain-containing protein, translating into MSISVKDSPGKGRGMFAQRNFKRGEVIETCPVIVLPTEEIDSLELTQLYNYYCAWDSNSKDAAIALGCGSLYNHSYNPNARYCKDFENSLLKYVCIRDIQEDEEITINYNCDPKTPPQNNRCTFPIGHFDFHYQGLQSKLQEIISCIGYFAAGTKTKPRSGLILQVRKILKFAEKGNY
- a CDS encoding M48 family metalloprotease, encoding MPENGKCQSLPPWLWVWFIVYIYMLPTQIELLKEYLESFLFSTDPTYANLTLISRFKLVNLPFWIPSIFLFLGALSVLFPFIRTRYVEKKYKLTENYPVIPAMAEIEDFLKLHAPDLKIKTNLLSQSEEVFIYPIGYRKTGIAIFGKFIKSWRSDRESSQEILLHEIGHYRNGDAFILGAGSFFEFVVKHSIGIIAFVFLIQIFLVLVDLTESASHNILAATMFLLYSLTDPIVILFETLGFFTLPIVGIWSAELNADRFMLTSKINSTENSLKVTENSLKIMEKLKKEKSFKKWLLAQVTHPPNTLRCWMAVHSGKERSVLLFLFLFPLAYLFQLFMLTIYALSSYIVIFLFGASNVQEFSGKLLKYVMTYIDTRSFTWLFFSIIVVLWPILAVYWVRFFSGLRETYNLEHYKSYFSSALVLLCVFTLSYI